A genomic stretch from Scheffersomyces stipitis CBS 6054 chromosome 6, complete sequence includes:
- a CDS encoding predicted protein, with the protein MSIPIEGHKKVPGESSQKPQELPSERPTMSQENGTSSPFSYEDVRNFKFLGPSGLTNIQRQKPTTTPPAYVHSIKSRIVPSNSKSPISIPSGANGQLDPKKLFELVSKNYESWSQAMYKQFQEDDNFSPFPNEDDYNEPNGKAGNGSESQPIFNYSLLEALEKASSEFSDKINKLEDDTIQSSREPSVVTPPIEESETETTEPATEPTEPATEPATEPATEQVPEPVKKLVSAKTKRPVRKSVKNGQKKLINPSDSLLKEGEIDTIRERLARLTPENFLQYTRFDERKKGFSLYDTTDEEGLHEGNTEVFFDEDGMFHNDQDDYDLEEINDDDQYVYDYPPTHHIELELNTAPECDEHGMDGCDCPVYEYEDGEQFRGGEFGDEGPSCEFTFEYDHTGKLVPTYSNVEEKMRLMEIQARFIKTMQGQNANGSKGINGGQMKLPSINELDIGNHDLSSGSSKSKKKNKKKKKKKNNTGIDETQQASHEIHQQQQQHNHPAAPGSGCCLFCEYELIFGSKPRQMMKWYDQRIRRDEQRREEIKKKLENAKSKAMKRQREMRERQLHSQNEDVQQPVASDHKHSDIEHIEEESFDGEHHEEDHVPKSTSI; encoded by the coding sequence ATGAGTATACCAATTGAAGGACACAAAAAAGTGCCCGGGGAATCATCGCAAAAACCACAAGAATTGCCTTCAGAAAGACCCACTATGTCACAAGAGAATGGAACATCCTCTCCGTTCTCATACGAGGATGTACGGAACTTCAAATTCCTTGGACCCTCCGGACTTACCAATATACAGAGGCAAAAACCAACCACGACACCTCCCGCATATGTTCACTCAATCAAGTCTCGAATTGTACCTAGTAATTCTAAGAGTCCCatttcaattccttctggTGCTAATGGACAATTAGACCCCAAAAAGCtttttgaacttgttctgAAGAACTACGAGTCATGGCTGCAAGCGATGTACAAGCagtttcaagaagatgacaacTTTCTGCCGTTTCCAAACGAAGACGACTATAATGAACCAAATGGTAAAGCTGGAAATGGTTCAGAATCGCAGCCCATATTCAACTACAGTCTTCTTGAAGCATTAGAGAAGGCTTCGTCAGAGTTCTcagacaagatcaacaaattaGAAGACGATACTATACAAAGCAGCCGAGAACCATCCGTAGTTACTCCTCCTATAGAAGAGTCAGAAACAGAGACAACAGAGCCAGCTACAGAGCCAACAGAGCCAGCAACAGAGCCAGCAACAGAGCCAGCAACAGAGCAAGTACCAGAGCCAGTAAAAAAGCTAGTAAGTGCTAAAACGAAAAGACCAGTTCGAAAATCGGTCAAAAACGGACAGAAAAAACTCATCAACCCGTCGGATTCCTTATTAAAAGAAGGTGAAATAGATACAATTCGTGAGAGACTCGCCAGATTGACACCCGAAaactttttgcaatataCCAGATTTGATGAAAGGAAAAAGGGATTCAGCCTTTACGATACCACAGACGAGGAGGGTCTCCATGAAGGCAATACCGAAGTCttctttgatgaagatggtaTGTTTCATAACGACCAAGACGATTACGACCTAGAGGAAATTAACGACGACGATCAATATGTGTACGACTATCCGCCCACACACCATATTGAGTTGGAACTAAACACAGCTCCTGAATGCGACGAACATGGAATGGATGGCTGTGATTGTCCAGTTTATGAGTACGAAGATGGAGAGCAATTTCGGGGCGGAGAATTCGGCGATGAGGGCCCTTCTTGTGAGTTTACATTTGAGTATGATCACACTGGCAAACTCGTGCCTACTTATAGCAATGTAGAAGAGAAAATGCGGTTAATGGAAATACAGGCCCGCTTCATAAAGACAATGCAGGGACAAAATGCTAATGGATCTAAAGGAATAAATGGAGGTCAAATGAAACTTCCTTCGATAAACGAGCTTGATATTGGCAATCATGATTTATCGTCTGGATCTTCAAAATctaaaaagaagaacaaaaagaagaaaaagaaaaagaacaatACTGGCATAGACGAGACACAACAAGCGTCTCATGAAATTcaccaacagcagcagcaacatAACCATCCTGCTGCCCCTGGTAGCGGTTGTTGTTTGTTCTGTGAGTATGAGTTGATCTTTGGCTCTAAACCCAGACAGATGATGAAATGGTACGACCAAAGGATACGCCGAGACGAGCAAAGACGTgaggaaatcaagaagaagttggaaaatgCAAAACTGAAGGCAATGAAGAGACAGCGAGAAATGAGAGAAAGACAATTGCACAGTCAGAATGAAGATGTCCAACAGCCTGTAGCAAGTGACCACAAACACAGTGATATTGAACATATCGAAGAGGAAAGCTTCGACGGAGAACACCACGAAGAGGATCACGTCCCAAAGCTGACCAGCATCTGA
- a CDS encoding predicted protein (go_component intracellular~go_function exonuclease activity) — translation MPEVAVDDPLSKRTARMSISTSDLDAESHNAQIRELLSESGIPGRRDSAVSLTSLNEDEIQKSDPNASTDAIRPPTSQKRRRSSAQSFSSTTVAQVNKLIKTESLTKGRSRKKSYMSAGSPQLSINVTGEKRLPFRSMRDLILKVFNCTSERPPKWFQFEKASGISKVVVCMVPGLPIHISESITTPQDIYDEKLSFLYETFSDFIATSSPGSKDSLYPSLETLINVPLTKKEKKQLLEDSKNTKITLYDLLMTTDQMVSHNYPVKVDVEKDEKWVETKAFDHDGSHTFALDCEFCEAKSGKVLTRISLINFQGEVVLDKYVKPDEEIIDYLTKYSGITEEKLANITTSLKDIQEELLSIISADDILIGHSLESDLNVMKFKHLKIVDTAVIYEHVRGPPSKPALKWLTSNFLDRQIQCGEVTGEGHSSVEDSNACLDLVKLKLQEGLCFGLNVGEVSIFKRLATEHKSRGEDFQSLLINYANHKEQESYAEPSDHNVQRIYVSNDDEVLSRYQEESVDKNMVVLNLRELDFTSGRYRVPDHYTGPVSCENNSLLEITLERLKLIYNSLPANALFIIHSEVGDPREMFRLQSIRKKFQKMDRDGEDLHQLAKEEIWDSDKLQQLIEETIAAKEAVTLVKVKTVDT, via the coding sequence ATGCCTGAAGTCGCTGTCGATGATCCGCTCAGTAAACGAACTGCTCGTATGTCGATTTCAACCTCTGATCTAGACGCCGAGAGTCACAACGCTCAGATAAGAGAGCTATTATCGGAATCAGGAATCCCTGGAAGACGAGACTCAGCTGTTTCACTTACTTCATTaaacgaagacgaaatACAAAAATCTGATCCCAATGCTAGCACAGACGCAATTAGACCACCAACATCTCAAAAGAGAAGACGGTCTTCTGCTCAATCATTTTCTAGTACAACCGTGGCACAAGTAAATAAGCTCATTAAAACTGAGAGCCTTACCAAAGGAAGAAGCAGGAAGAAACTGTATATGTCTGCTGGTTCACCACAGTTATCAATCAACGTAACTGGCGAAAAACGCTTGCCATTTCGTAGTATGCGAGATTTGATTCTCAAAGTATTTAACTGTACACTGGAAAGGCCACCAAAGTGGTTTCAGTTTGAAAAAGCCTCCGGTATATCCAAAGTCGTTGTATGTATGGTTCCTGGCTTACCTATTCACATAAGCGAATCGATAACAACTCCTCAAGATATATATGATGAGAAGTTACTGTTTCTCTATGAAACTTTTTCAGACTTCATTGCTACTTCAAGTCCAGGATCAAAGGATTCGCTCTACCCTTCATTGGAAACATTAATCAATGTGCCATTGAcaaaaaaggaaaagaagcaattgttgGAGGATTCCAAAAATACAAAGATTACCTTGTACGATTTACTTATGACTACGGACCAAATGGTGCTGCATAACTATCCAGTAAAGGTTGACGTTGAGAAAGACGAGAAATGGGTTGAAACAAAGGCATTTGATCATGATGGTTCTCATACGTTTGCGCTTGACTGTGAGTTTTGCGAAGCCAAATCTGGTAAAGTGTTGACGCGAATTTCATTAATTAATTTTCAAGGAGAAGTCGTTTTGGATAAATATGTCAAAcctgatgaagaaatcattgaTTATTTGACCAAGTACTCCGGAAtaacagaagagaaattgGCTAATATCACTACTTCTCTTAAGGATATCCAAGAGGAACTATTGCTGATTATTTCTGCCGATGACATATTGATTGGGCATTCTTTGGAATCTGATTTGAATGTCATGAAGTTCAAACACTTAAAAATTGTTGATACAGCTGTTATTTATGAGCATGTAAGAGGTCCACCTCTGAAGCCGGCGTTGAAATGGTTGACTCTGAATTTCCTTGATCGTCAGATCCAATGCGGTGAAGTTACTGGAGAAGGACATTCTTCAGTTGAAGATTCAAATGCTTGTTTAGATttggtcaagttgaaattaCAGGAAGGCTTATGCTTTGGACTTAATGTTGGAGAAGTATCCATTTTCAAGAGGTTAGCAACTGAGCACAAGTCAAGAGGAGAAGACTTCCAATCACTTCTTATCAACTATGCTAACCATAAGGAACAGGAATCTTATGCTGAACCCAGCGATCACAATGTTCAAAGAATATACGTCAGCAACGACGACGAAGTTTTGAGCAGgtatcaagaagaaagcgtAGATAAAAATATGGTAGTTTTGAACTTAAGGGAGTTGGATTTCACTTCTGGTAGATACAGAGTACCAGACCATTATACTGGACCAGTTTCATGTGAGAACAACTCCCTACTTGAGATCACTTTagaaagattgaaattgatcTATAATAGTCTCCCTGCGAATGCCTTGTTCATAATTCATTCTGAAGTAGGTGATCCACGTGAAATGTTCAGATTACAAAGCATTCGCAAGAAGTTTCAAAAGATGGATAGAGATGGAGAGGATCTCCATCAACTTGCTAAAGAAGAGATTTGGGATTCTGATAAGCTTCAGCAGTTAATTGAGGAAACCATAGCAGCCAAGGAAGCTGTCACTTTGGTCAAGGTCAAGACCGTGGATACATAA
- the RIA1 gene encoding Translation elongation factor 2/ribosome biogenesis protein RIA1 and related proteins (go_function GTP binding; translation elongation factor activity~go_process protein biosynthesis; translational elongation) — protein MRLSEETVNKLQSNASCIRNICILAHVDHGKTSLSDSLLATNGIISQRMAGKVRYLDSREDEQLRGITMESSAISLYFKVMRRKKDSDETEIKEHLINLIDSPGHIDFSSEVSTSSRLCDGAVVLVDVVEGVCSQTVNVLRQCWVDKLKPMLVINKIDRLITEWKMSPLEAYQHISRVIEQVNSVIGSFFAGDRMEDDMIWRESGAEGEFVEKDDEELYFTPEKNNVVFASAVDGWAFNVNTFAKIYSAKLGFSHSVLSKTLWGDFYLDMKNKKIIPGSKLKASQGNLKPLFVSLILEQIWAVYENCVIERNQEKLERIIEKLGAKIGPRELRSKDYKNLLNLIMSQWIPISHAILGTVIEYLPSPIVAQSQRIEKILDESIYNVVEIETDKTKLVDGNFDKSIRTCDSSDPEHHTLAYVSKLLSIPNEDLPRVGTSAELTADEIKERGRIARELAKKASEAAAAAQGSNTDEFTIVKKDPFEWEFEEEDFEEETEEEDLDVQTETLVGFTRIYSGSLSKGQKITVIGPKYDASLPKDSESNKEQIAKEVEIKDLYLIMGRELVPMHTVPAGNIVGVVGLDEAVLKNATLCSEILDDKPYINLASTSTLIHNKPIMKIAVEPTNPSKLTKLERGLDLLSKADPVLEWFFDDDSGELIMCVAGELHLERCLKDLQERFAKGCEVIVKEPVIPFREGLADDRKNTSNIDENDDEDEKNSLGVDLDFSVSPMPNKITQFLIDHESEIQTIQNKKLATEEQVGLFKKKFKSVLDEEKFYAEFENVEDLVNHLIAFGPKRIGPNIFVESKGNSHKFTHLFGDNDSLSKFEFENNVLNGVQLAFNEGPLASEPLQGVIITLKRSEQIMDENGEPVRAINQGRIIVHTRNLIHKEFLLKSPRLFLAMYTCDIQATSEVLGKVYAVVQRTGGSIISEEMKEGTPFFTIEARIPVVEAFGFSEDIRKKTSGAASPQLVFAGYDMLDIDPYWVPHTEEELEDLGEFAERENVARRYMNTIRRRKGLFVDEKVVKNAEKQRTMRKD, from the coding sequence ATGAGGCTATCCGAGGAGACGGTAAACAAGCTCCAGCTGAATGCTTCGTGCATTAGAAATATTTGTATTTTGGCCCATGTGGACCACGGCAAAACTTCATTGAGTGATTCTCTATTAGCTACCAACGGAATCATCTCACAGAGAATGGCAGGAAAAGTCAGGTATCTAGACTCAAGAGAGGATGAACAGCTCAGAGGTATTACTATGGAATCCTCGGCGATCTCATTGTACTTCAAAGTTATGCGCAGAAAGAAAGACTCAGACGAAACTGAGATCAAAGAGCATttaatcaacttgattgaCTCGCCCGGCCATATCGATTTCTCATCCGAAGTATCTACCTCTTCGAGATTATGTGATGGTGCCGTTGTATTAGTCGATGTAGTCGAGGGAGTATGTTCTCAGACTGTTAATGTGCTCAGACAATGTTGGgtagacaagttgaagccAATGTTGGTGATAAATAAAATCGATCGTTTGATCACAGAATGGAAGATGTCTCCTTTAGAAGCATATCAGCATATATCCAGAGTTATTGAACAGGTGAACTCTGTTATTGGTTCATTCTTCGCTGGTGACAGAATGGAAGACGATATGATCTGGAGAGAAAGTGGGGCCGAAGGAGAATTCGTTGAAAAGgatgatgaagagttgTATTTCACtccagaaaagaacaacGTAGTTTTTGCATCTGCTGTGGATGGCTGGGCTTTTAATGTAAATACTTTTGCAAAGATTTACCTGGCCAAACTTGGCTTCTCTCATTCAGTTTTGTCCAAGACCTTATGGGGTGACTTTTATTTGGACatgaaaaacaaaaagatcatTCCTGGAAGTAAATTGAAAGCGTCTCAAGGTAATTTGAAACCTTTATTTGTATCCTTgattcttgaacaaatttGGGCTGTCTACGAAAATTGCGTCATTGAAAGAAACCaggaaaagttggaaagGATAATTGAGaaattgggtgcaaaaatTGGCCCAAGAGAATTGAGATCGAAAGATTACAAGAACTtattgaacttgatcatGTCACAATGGATCCCTATTAGTCACGCTATTCTAGGCACAGTCATTGAGTATTTGCCAAGTCCAATTGTCGCTCAACtgcaaagaattgaaaagatctTGGACGAAAGTATCTAcaatgttgttgaaattgagacTGACAAGACAAAATTGGTTGATGGCAACTTCGACAAGTCAATTCGTACGTGTGATTCATCAGATCCGGAGCATCATACATTGGCATACGTATCTAAATTGTTGTCTATTCCAAATGAGGATTTGCCAAGAGTTGGTACTTCTGCTGAATTAACTGCTGATGAGATAAAGGAAAGAGGCAGAATTGCCAGAGAATTGGCTAAGAAAGCTTCTGAGGCTGCTGCAGCTGCTCAAGGTTCTAATACTGATGAATTCACTATCGTTAAAAAGGATCCTTTTGAATGggaatttgaagaagaagactttgaagaagaaacagaagaagaagatcttgacgTTCAAACGGAAACATTAGTCGGATTCACTAGAATTTATTCTGGTTCTTTGTCGAAAGGACAAAAGATTACTGTCATTGGACCAAAGTATGATGCATCCCTTCCTAAAGATTCTGAATCCAACAAAGAACAAATTGctaaagaagttgaaattaaGGATTTGTACTTAATCATGGGAAGAGAATTGGTGCCAATGCATACTGTCCCCGCTGGAAATATTGTCGGGGTTGTTGGGCTTGATGAAGCTGTTTTAAAGAATGCCACTTTGTGTTCTGAAATACTAGATGACAAGCCGTATATCAACTTGGCTTCGACGTCAACATTAATTCACAATAAGCCAATTATGAAGATTGCGGTTGAACCAACCAATCCTTCAAAATTGACTAAGTTGGAAAGGGGGTTGGATCTTTTGTCCAAAGCTGATCCAGTTTTGGAATGGTTCTTTGATGATGACTCTGGTGAGTTGATAATGTGTGTAGCTGGTGAACTTCACCTTGAAAGATGTCTCAAAGATCTACAAGAAAGATTCGCCAAAGGTTGTGAAGTCATTGTCAAAGAACCTGTTATTCCATTTAGGGAAGGCTTAGCTGATGACAGGAAGAACACTTCTAACATCGATGAaaatgacgatgaagatgaaaagaattCACTTGGTGTTGATTTGGATTTCTCAGTCTCACCTATGCCAAACAAAATCACACAATTCTTGATTGACCATGAATCAGAAATACAAACTATTCAAAATAAGAAGCTTGCGACCGAGGAGCAAGTAGGcttattcaagaagaagttcaaatCCGTCCTTGATGAAGAGAAGTTTTACgcagaatttgaaaatgtagaagaTCTAGTTAACCACTTGATAGCATTTGGTCCTAAGAGAATTGGTCCTAACATTTTTGTCGAGTCAAAGGGTAATTCTCACAAGTTCACACACTTATTTGGAGACAACGACTCTTTGTCAAAGTTTGAATTCGAAAATAACGTTCTCAACGGTGTTCAGCTTGCATTCAACGAAGGGCCCTTGGCTTCAGAACCTTTACAGGGAGTAATTATCACATTGAAGAGAAGTGAACAGATCATGGACGAGAATGGCGAACCTGTTAGAGCTATCAATCAAGGTAGAATCATTGTCCATACTCGTAACTTGATTCACAAGGAATTCTTATTGAAGTCTCCAAGATTGTTCCTTGCTATGTACACTTGTGATATCCAAGCTACTTCTGAAGTCTTAGGTAAGGTTTACGCTGTTGTTCAACGTACGGGCGGTTCTATCATTTCTGAGGAAATGAAGGAGGGTACTCCATTTTTCACCATTGAGGCCAGAATTCCTGTTGTTGAAGCCTTTGGGTTTTCAGAAGACATACGTAAAAAGACATCCGGTGCTGCTAGTCCTCAGTTGGTTTTCGCCGGTTATGACATGTTGGATATAGATCCGTATTGGGTTCCACAtaccgaagaagaacttgaggACCTAGGCGAGTTTgctgaaagagaaaatgtGGCCAGGAGATACATGAACACtataagaagaaggaaggGCTTGTTTGTAGACGAAAAGGTTGTCAAGAACGCTGAAAAGCAGAGAACAATGAGAAAGGATTAG
- a CDS encoding predicted protein, which yields MTFFSELIPKKELRDLIVVFTSDLQSKIQYSESDTKAIYTISNITAFSVYLEKLLVQEFNQIHVIIQFRSYQRTLEIINFLYRLECNRDAIKQTYQNEFNANLNSLSKANETGSLLVGLGPGQCDLPVQFRFSIVLDSSVLLGDPLSKRSIALQQHLRYIALKHGGSIYVVSNFKQVLSAPADLVLTKREPQPIYEQEVSDCDSSDQIVINQHIPRAWDSWNKILLVSKSANAVSEFLFSNEEDIEQFDKDYTSSFSANSVDATSKLFRSQDSVKTDTEISKPETKSYSLSELLSV from the coding sequence ATGACATTTTTCTCTGAGTTGAttccaaagaaagaactCCGAGATCTTATCGTAGTCTTCACCTCCGATTTACaactgaaaattcaatACTCAGAATCTGATACTAAGGCAATATACACGATTTCAAATATTACAGCCTTTTCTGTCTATCTTGAGAAACTATTGGTACAAGAGTTCAACCAAATCCATGTAATTATTCAGTTTCGGTCCTATCAGCGCACACTTGAAATAATTAATTTCTTGTACCGATTGGAATGCAACAGAGATGCAATCAAACAAACATACCAGAACGAATTCAATGCCAATTTGAACCTGCTCTCCAAAGCAAATGAAACAGGAAGCCTCTTGGTTGGCTTGGGACCTGGCCAATGTGATCTACCAGTACAATTCCGCTTCTCGATTGTCCTTGACTCCTCAGTCTTGCTAGGGGATCCTTTATCTAAAAGAAGTATTGCCCTACAACAGCATTTAAGATATATCGCTCTTAAACACGGCGGATCGATATATGTGGTATCAAATTTCAAGCAGGTTCTTCTGGCCCCTGCTGATTTAGTTCTCACAAAAAGAGAACCACAACCTATCTACGAACAAGAAGTGTCTGACTGTGACTCTTCCGATCAAATTGTTATAAATCAACATATCCCAAGAGCCTGGGACTCCTGGAAcaaaattcttcttgtatctAAATCGGCCAATGCCGTTTCTGAATTCTTATTTctgaatgaagaagatattgaacaattcgACAAGGATTACACTAGTAGCTTTTCTGCTAATTCAGTTGATGCCACATCCAAACTTTTCCGATCACAAGATTCAGTGAAGACAGACACAGAAATCTCAAAGCCAGAAACCAAATCTTATTCATTATCTGAACTTCTCAGTGTATGA
- a CDS encoding predicted protein gives MKCPLCSTGLKQHLLNPSLSIIACPSESCVYPFNMSISELHDHNLILSVSTADIMHNVHKKMNDNKDIDEKLAEFIARDDPEVS, from the coding sequence ATGAAATGTCCGTTGTGTTCTACGGGTCTCAAGCAGCATTTGTTGAACCCCAGTTTGTCCATCATAGCTTGTCCTTCTGAATCATGTGTCTATCCATTCAATATGTCTATTAGTGAGCTCCACGACCACAATCTTATTCTATCGGTGTCTACAGCTGATATCATGCACAACGTTCATAAGAAAATGAATGATAACAAAGATATAGATGAGAAGTTGGCAGAATTCATAGCGAGAGACGATCCTGAAGTCAGCTAG
- a CDS encoding predicted protein, which produces MFSQSGTNTPIPSNVNVVQYHEQLGETVTWVKDWYSPNLTSNSSEDGISDSVRLKGWFRTNMNHKNSSSLSYSHQDVLDLNQWRYHKTSIHAVESTNSVSDSTGSVDTNEESQAKVSSKELESAIKFSAEEGSISGLG; this is translated from the coding sequence ATGTTTTCACAAAGCGGAACCAACACCCCCATTCCTTCCAACGTCAACGTAGTTCAGTACCACGAACAACTAGGCGAAACTGTCACCTGGGTCAAGGACTGGTACTCCCCAAACTTGACCAGCAACTCTAGCGAAGACGGAATTTCTGACTCCGTCAGGTTGAAGGGCTGGTTTAGAACCAATATGAACCACAAGAATTCGTCCAGCTTGAGCTACAGCCACCAAGATgtcttggacttgaacCAGTGGAGATACCACAAGACCTCTATCCATGCTGTCGAGTCCACAAACTCCGTTTCGGACTCGACTGGACTGGTGGACACGAATGAAGAGAGCCAGGCCAAGGTTTCCAGTAAAGAGTTGGAGTCTGCCATAAAGTTCTCTGCTGAAGAAGGTCTGATTTCTGGCTTAGGTTGA